One window from the genome of Lentibacillus daqui encodes:
- a CDS encoding CTP synthase has protein sequence MTKYIFVTGGVVSSLGKGITAASLGRLLKNRGLKVTIQKFDPYINVDPGTMSPYQHGEVFVTEDGAETDLDLGHYERFTDINLNKYSNITTGKVYSSVIRKERRGDYLGGTVQVIPHITDEIKEQVFRAGQATKADVVITEIGGTVGDIESLPFLEAIRQIKSDIGRDHVMYLHCTLVPYIKAAGEMKTKPTQHSVKELRSLGIQPDVIILRTEFAISQEMKDKIALFCDIKKESVIEMRDADTLYQVPIALQEQHLDQITCDHFGLDCHPADMQEWNQLVDKVRHLQRTVTIGLVGKYVELPDAYISVVESLKHAGFLYDTDIDIQWINAEKLDQESMHQELNQVDGILVPGGFGDRGIDGKMEAIRYARENNIPFFGICLGMQLATVEFARHVAGLHGAHSAEIDPDTPHPIIDLLPEQKNISELGGTLRLGSYPCKLQDGTQTKADYNGEDLVYERHRHRYEFNNEYRKVMEENGFVFSGTSPDGRLVETIELSDHPWFIACQFHPEFKSRPTRPQPLFAGFVEAAIKQQSK, from the coding sequence GTGACAAAGTACATTTTCGTAACGGGCGGTGTTGTATCATCGCTTGGTAAAGGAATTACAGCGGCATCATTAGGAAGGTTATTGAAAAATAGGGGACTTAAAGTAACAATCCAAAAGTTTGACCCATATATCAATGTTGATCCTGGCACGATGAGTCCTTATCAGCATGGAGAAGTGTTTGTTACTGAAGATGGTGCCGAGACCGATTTGGATTTGGGACATTATGAACGGTTTACCGACATTAATTTGAATAAATATAGCAATATTACAACAGGAAAGGTTTATTCCAGTGTAATCAGGAAAGAACGCCGAGGAGATTATTTGGGTGGCACCGTCCAGGTTATTCCACATATCACCGATGAAATCAAGGAACAGGTATTTCGTGCCGGACAAGCAACGAAGGCCGATGTTGTGATTACCGAAATTGGCGGGACAGTGGGAGACATTGAATCATTGCCATTCCTTGAGGCAATCCGCCAGATTAAAAGTGATATTGGTCGCGATCATGTCATGTATTTGCACTGTACCCTTGTTCCATACATCAAGGCTGCCGGAGAAATGAAGACCAAACCAACGCAGCATAGTGTGAAAGAATTGCGTTCATTAGGTATTCAGCCTGATGTGATTATTTTACGGACAGAATTTGCGATTAGTCAGGAAATGAAAGATAAGATTGCCTTGTTCTGCGATATTAAAAAAGAATCGGTTATTGAGATGCGTGACGCGGATACCCTTTACCAGGTGCCAATTGCCCTTCAAGAGCAGCATTTGGATCAAATAACCTGTGATCACTTCGGGTTGGATTGCCATCCGGCCGATATGCAAGAATGGAATCAATTGGTGGATAAGGTCCGTCATTTACAGAGGACAGTAACCATTGGTCTTGTCGGAAAATATGTTGAGCTGCCGGATGCATATATCTCGGTGGTAGAATCATTGAAGCATGCCGGATTCCTGTATGACACAGATATCGACATTCAATGGATCAACGCGGAGAAACTTGACCAGGAATCCATGCATCAAGAGCTTAATCAAGTAGATGGAATTTTAGTTCCCGGCGGTTTTGGCGATCGGGGAATTGATGGAAAGATGGAAGCCATTCGCTATGCCAGGGAAAATAACATTCCGTTTTTCGGTATTTGCTTAGGTATGCAGCTAGCTACGGTTGAATTTGCGCGACATGTTGCAGGGCTTCATGGGGCGCATTCTGCTGAAATCGACCCGGATACACCACACCCGATTATTGATTTACTGCCAGAGCAGAAGAATATTTCCGAGTTGGGTGGGACATTACGCTTGGGGAGCTATCCGTGCAAATTGCAGGACGGAACGCAAACAAAGGCCGACTATAACGGGGAAGATCTGGTCTATGAGCGACATCGTCACCGGTATGAATTTAACAATGAATATCGTAAAGTTATGGAAGAGAACGGCTTTGTCTTTTCCGGTACAAGCCCGGATGGTCGATTGGTCGAAACAATTGAGTTAAGCGATCACCCATGGTTTATTGCTTGTCAATTCCATCCGGAGTTTAAATCGCGTCCAACCAGACCACAGCCATTGTTTGCCGGATTTGTCGAGGCAGCAATTAAACAGCAATCAAAATAA
- the rpoE gene encoding DNA-directed RNA polymerase subunit delta, with translation MSLNSYSREQLAGMSMIELANLILLDEKKATNFRDVFAKIAEIKGYTDEQKKQFIAQFYTDLNIDGRFMTLGSNMWGLKRWYPVEQIDEEIPTEPKKKKKSKKKKKVEQEPYESEELDVVDEDLDEVIGDFELDESVEDYDDFDDESFDDEEEDEEEEDTEKETK, from the coding sequence GTGAGCTTGAACAGTTATAGCCGCGAACAATTAGCAGGTATGTCGATGATTGAGTTGGCAAATTTGATTTTGCTGGATGAAAAAAAAGCAACCAATTTTCGGGATGTTTTTGCAAAAATTGCGGAGATCAAAGGGTATACCGATGAACAAAAGAAACAATTTATTGCGCAGTTCTATACTGATTTAAATATTGATGGCCGGTTCATGACCCTTGGTTCCAACATGTGGGGGTTAAAACGCTGGTATCCGGTGGAACAAATTGATGAAGAAATCCCAACCGAGCCAAAGAAAAAGAAGAAGTCCAAGAAAAAGAAGAAAGTGGAACAAGAGCCATACGAATCAGAAGAGTTGGACGTTGTAGATGAAGATCTCGATGAAGTGATCGGTGATTTTGAATTGGATGAATCAGTAGAGGATTACGATGATTTTGATGATGAGTCTTTCGATGATGAAGAAGAGGACGAAGAAGAGGAAGATACGGAAAAAGAAACGAAATAA
- the icmF gene encoding fused isobutyryl-CoA mutase/GTPase IcmF, giving the protein MESPDVYYPKNPVRIVSASSLFDGHDASINIMRRIMQSSGAEVIHLGHNRSVEDVVHAAIQEDVQGIAISSYQGGHVEYFKYMVDLLKELGAGHIKVVGGGGGTILPREIKELHEYGVTWIFSPEDGRKYGLQGMINRILEKCDFVPPIHVKKDQEKLLHGDRGAIAKFISYVESKEVDDQEKQAVLKEIRKKASEYDTPVLGITGTGGAGKSSLTDELIRRFIHGVPAKKMAIISIDPTKRKTGGALLGDRIRMNAIFNERVYMRSLATRDSGTELSKAIQDAIDVVKVAGYDFIIVETSGIGQGNAAVTDVTNLSMYVMTAEFGAPSQLEKIDMIDYADFIVINKFEQKGSEDALNQVRKQYERSHMLFHQDPTKYPVFGTIASQFNDQGTNALFASIIDTLNEKYDWNVEVDFDRHTIAEKQNMIITNERRHYLREIATHVRNYHANVKRQSDVARKLYQLHGAKDILDENADVSKIEEKIGSLEEALDAKSKKLLDSWDETKASYSQDKMTFAVRDKEIEMDIVTESLSGLKIPKIAFPKYTDWGERLTWLLKENVPGAFPFTAGVFPFKRKGEDPTRQFAGEGTPERTNRRFHYLSKNSEAKRLSTAFDSVTLYGEDPAYRPDIYGKVGESGVNICTLEDMKKLYAGFDLTDPLTSVSMTINGPAPIILAMYFNTAIDQQLEKFKEENGREPNRQEYEQLRDDTLAVVRGTVQADILKEDQGQNTCIFSTEFALRMMGDIQQYFIDKKVRNYYSVSISGYHIAEAGANPITQLAFTLANGFTYVEYYLSRGMDVNKFAKNLSFFFSNGLDPEYTVIGRVARRIWAIAMREKYGANERSQKLKYHVQTSGRSLHAQEIQFNDIRTTLQALLAIQDNCNSLHTNSYDEAITTPTEESVRRAMAIQMIINKEFGLTKNENPIQGSFIVEELTDLVEEAVLQEFENMNDRGGVLGAMERQYQRGKIQSESLYYEGKKHSGELPIIGVNTYLSPNPPSEEEIDSMELARSSTEEKEHQINELQQFQQAHQNEVDAALKRLKHVASSNGNIFAELMETVKVASLGQITNALYEVGGQYRRNM; this is encoded by the coding sequence ATGGAAAGTCCAGACGTGTATTATCCGAAAAATCCTGTCCGTATTGTATCTGCTTCCAGTCTGTTTGATGGTCATGATGCATCGATTAACATTATGCGGCGAATAATGCAATCCAGTGGTGCAGAAGTGATTCATTTGGGACATAACCGATCGGTGGAAGATGTGGTGCATGCGGCTATTCAGGAGGATGTTCAGGGAATTGCCATCTCCTCATACCAAGGCGGACATGTGGAATATTTCAAATACATGGTTGATTTATTGAAAGAACTTGGTGCCGGACACATTAAAGTTGTCGGCGGTGGCGGTGGAACCATTCTGCCACGGGAAATCAAGGAGTTACACGAATATGGTGTCACCTGGATATTTTCCCCGGAGGACGGAAGAAAGTATGGACTGCAAGGCATGATTAACCGGATTTTGGAAAAGTGCGATTTTGTGCCGCCAATTCATGTGAAGAAAGATCAGGAGAAGCTGTTGCATGGAGACCGTGGAGCAATCGCGAAGTTTATTTCTTATGTGGAGAGCAAGGAAGTAGATGATCAGGAGAAACAGGCGGTGCTGAAGGAAATCAGAAAAAAAGCATCAGAATACGATACGCCAGTGCTTGGAATCACCGGTACAGGCGGGGCTGGTAAAAGTTCATTGACCGATGAATTAATTCGGCGTTTTATTCATGGCGTACCAGCTAAAAAAATGGCGATCATTTCGATTGATCCAACCAAGCGAAAAACCGGTGGAGCGTTGCTTGGGGACCGGATTCGCATGAATGCTATTTTTAACGAACGTGTTTACATGCGATCACTGGCGACAAGGGACTCCGGTACGGAATTATCAAAAGCGATTCAGGATGCGATTGATGTTGTCAAAGTGGCAGGCTATGATTTTATCATTGTCGAAACCAGTGGGATTGGGCAAGGTAATGCGGCCGTTACCGATGTGACGAACCTGTCGATGTATGTGATGACGGCCGAATTTGGCGCACCATCGCAATTGGAAAAGATTGATATGATTGATTACGCTGATTTCATTGTCATTAATAAATTTGAACAAAAAGGGTCAGAAGATGCACTGAATCAAGTCCGCAAACAGTATGAACGCAGCCATATGCTGTTTCATCAAGATCCAACCAAGTATCCAGTGTTCGGCACGATTGCCAGTCAATTCAATGACCAGGGTACCAATGCCCTATTTGCCTCGATCATCGATACATTAAATGAGAAGTATGATTGGAATGTTGAGGTTGATTTCGATCGGCATACGATTGCAGAAAAACAAAACATGATTATTACCAATGAACGACGCCATTATTTGCGGGAAATTGCCACACATGTACGGAATTATCATGCCAATGTCAAACGGCAAAGTGATGTTGCCCGCAAACTTTATCAACTTCACGGGGCCAAAGATATTCTTGACGAGAACGCAGACGTTTCCAAGATTGAGGAAAAAATTGGTTCCCTGGAAGAAGCACTTGATGCGAAGTCGAAAAAGCTGCTCGATAGTTGGGACGAAACGAAAGCAAGTTACAGTCAGGATAAAATGACATTTGCGGTTCGAGATAAAGAGATTGAAATGGATATTGTAACGGAATCACTATCGGGGTTAAAGATCCCCAAAATCGCTTTTCCCAAATATACCGATTGGGGTGAGCGGCTAACCTGGTTATTAAAAGAAAATGTTCCTGGTGCGTTTCCATTCACGGCGGGTGTTTTTCCATTCAAACGAAAAGGGGAAGATCCAACCCGACAGTTTGCCGGAGAAGGAACGCCGGAACGTACCAATCGTCGCTTTCATTACCTGTCCAAGAATTCGGAGGCAAAACGGTTATCGACCGCATTTGATTCTGTAACACTTTATGGAGAAGATCCTGCTTACCGGCCGGATATTTACGGAAAGGTTGGCGAAAGCGGGGTTAATATTTGTACATTGGAAGATATGAAGAAGCTGTATGCCGGATTTGATTTAACCGATCCATTAACATCAGTTTCGATGACCATTAACGGACCGGCACCGATTATTTTAGCTATGTATTTTAACACTGCGATTGACCAGCAGCTGGAAAAATTCAAAGAAGAAAATGGCCGGGAACCAAACAGGCAGGAATATGAACAATTGCGGGATGATACTTTGGCAGTTGTCCGCGGAACAGTTCAGGCGGATATTTTAAAAGAAGATCAGGGGCAAAACACGTGTATCTTTTCCACAGAATTTGCTTTACGAATGATGGGGGATATTCAGCAGTACTTCATTGATAAAAAAGTCCGGAATTATTACTCGGTGTCGATTTCCGGATATCATATTGCCGAAGCTGGAGCTAATCCAATCACCCAGCTGGCTTTTACACTGGCTAATGGGTTTACCTATGTGGAATATTATTTGAGCCGGGGAATGGATGTCAATAAGTTTGCCAAAAATCTGTCCTTCTTTTTCTCAAATGGACTGGATCCGGAATATACCGTCATTGGCCGGGTGGCGCGAAGGATTTGGGCAATCGCCATGCGGGAGAAGTACGGTGCCAACGAACGGAGTCAAAAATTGAAATACCATGTGCAAACATCCGGACGATCGCTGCATGCGCAGGAGATTCAGTTTAATGATATCCGCACCACATTGCAAGCGTTATTGGCGATTCAGGATAACTGTAATTCCTTGCACACGAATTCCTATGACGAAGCAATTACCACACCAACAGAAGAATCGGTACGACGGGCGATGGCGATTCAAATGATTATCAACAAGGAGTTCGGTCTGACAAAAAATGAAAATCCAATCCAGGGCTCTTTTATAGTCGAGGAATTAACCGATCTTGTGGAGGAAGCAGTGTTACAGGAATTTGAAAACATGAATGATCGCGGCGGTGTGCTTGGTGCAATGGAACGGCAATATCAGCGTGGTAAAATTCAATCGGAATCCCTTTACTATGAAGGCAAAAAACATTCCGGAGAATTACCGATCATCGGGGTCAATACGTATCTTAGTCCAAACCCGCCGTCTGAGGAAGAAATCGATTCAATGGAACTTGCCCGTTCGTCAACGGAAGAAAAAGAGCATCAAATCAATGAATTACAGCAGTTTCAGCAGGCACATCAAAATGAAGTAGACGCAGCTTTGAAGCGGTTGAAACATGTTGCTTCATCCAATGGGAACATTTTTGCCGAGTTGATGGAAACAGTCAAAGTTGCCAGCCTTGGTCAAATTACTAATGCATTGTATGAAGTTGGCGGACAGTATCGGAGAAATATGTAA
- a CDS encoding TetR/AcrR family transcriptional regulator has product MTDKQILSSVKDHKLIEKRRKQMIQGAITLFKEKGFHRTTTKEIAKASGFSIGTLYEYIRTKEDILFLVVDSIHHQVRHQLEAIIDLASPSIENFISMMRSYFRLMDDLQEEVLILYQEVKSLKKDSRDYVIKKERDMVTILERALTACLPQAISKQDAELLANNIFVQGQMWGFRRWILQKQFTLEEYTNGQIEYLLRSLRVENETKQLTGGA; this is encoded by the coding sequence ATGACCGATAAGCAAATTCTTTCCTCTGTAAAAGACCATAAATTGATCGAAAAACGGCGTAAGCAAATGATTCAAGGTGCAATTACACTGTTTAAAGAGAAAGGCTTTCACCGGACAACTACGAAGGAAATCGCCAAGGCATCCGGCTTTAGCATTGGGACGTTGTATGAATATATCCGGACAAAAGAAGATATTTTATTCCTTGTTGTCGATTCGATTCACCATCAGGTACGTCATCAGCTGGAGGCGATTATCGATTTGGCTTCCCCGTCAATAGAAAACTTTATTTCAATGATGCGTTCCTATTTTCGTTTGATGGATGATTTGCAGGAAGAGGTACTGATCCTGTATCAGGAGGTCAAATCGCTGAAAAAAGATTCCCGGGACTATGTTATTAAGAAGGAACGGGATATGGTAACTATTCTTGAACGTGCACTAACTGCATGTTTGCCCCAGGCTATATCTAAACAGGATGCCGAACTGCTGGCAAACAATATTTTTGTGCAGGGACAGATGTGGGGATTTAGACGATGGATCCTGCAAAAGCAATTTACCCTTGAGGAATATACGAACGGTCAAATTGAATATTTGTTAAGGAGCCTGCGTGTGGAAAACGAAACAAAACAATTAACAGGAGGCGCATAA
- a CDS encoding acyl-CoA dehydrogenase yields the protein MNFQLTEEQEMLRKMVRDFAKKDVEPTAAERDEEERFDRGIFDKMAELGLTGIPWPEEYGGIGADFVSYVIAVEELSRVCASTGVTLSAHLSLCSWPIYKYGNEKQKQTFLTRLATGESLGAYALSEPGAGSDAASMKTVAKRDGDDYVLNGNKVWITNGGVADIYIVFAKTNPDAKHKGVSAFIVEKGTPGFTFGKKEKKLGIRSSTTTELIFENCRIPKENLLGAEGEGFKIAMSTLDGGRNGIAAQAVGIAQGALDAAVGYAKEREQFGKPIARNQGISFKLADMATEIEAARLLTYQAAWLESQGQPYGKASAMSKLFAGDTAMNVTVEAVQVFGGYGYTKDYPVERFMRDAKITQIYEGTNEVQRLVIGRMLTK from the coding sequence ATGAACTTTCAATTAACAGAAGAACAAGAAATGCTCAGGAAAATGGTTCGCGATTTTGCAAAAAAGGACGTAGAACCAACTGCTGCTGAACGTGATGAGGAAGAACGATTTGACCGGGGGATTTTTGACAAGATGGCAGAACTTGGCTTGACCGGGATCCCGTGGCCAGAGGAATATGGCGGGATTGGTGCGGATTTTGTCAGCTATGTCATCGCGGTAGAAGAATTATCGCGAGTTTGTGCCTCTACAGGGGTAACGCTTTCCGCCCATCTATCACTTTGCAGCTGGCCGATTTACAAATATGGTAATGAGAAGCAAAAGCAGACATTTCTAACCCGGCTGGCAACTGGCGAATCGCTGGGCGCTTATGCCTTGTCCGAACCAGGTGCAGGCAGTGATGCGGCCTCGATGAAAACCGTTGCCAAAAGGGACGGAGACGATTATGTGCTAAACGGGAATAAGGTTTGGATTACCAATGGCGGAGTTGCTGATATTTATATCGTCTTTGCCAAAACCAATCCGGATGCCAAGCATAAGGGGGTCAGTGCCTTTATTGTGGAAAAAGGAACACCAGGCTTCACATTTGGCAAAAAGGAAAAGAAATTAGGCATTCGCTCATCGACTACAACGGAACTGATTTTTGAAAACTGCCGCATTCCTAAAGAAAACCTGCTTGGTGCAGAAGGTGAAGGGTTTAAAATTGCCATGTCCACACTTGATGGCGGACGTAATGGTATTGCTGCTCAAGCTGTTGGAATCGCACAAGGCGCACTTGATGCTGCGGTTGGCTATGCGAAGGAACGGGAGCAATTCGGTAAACCAATCGCCCGTAATCAAGGTATCTCATTTAAATTGGCGGATATGGCAACGGAGATAGAAGCCGCCCGTCTGTTAACCTATCAGGCTGCATGGCTGGAATCGCAGGGCCAACCGTATGGAAAAGCATCGGCTATGTCCAAATTGTTTGCCGGTGATACGGCCATGAACGTTACCGTAGAAGCTGTCCAAGTGTTTGGCGGCTATGGCTATACAAAAGATTACCCTGTTGAGCGATTTATGCGCGATGCAAAAATAACCCAAATCTATGAAGGAACCAACGAAGTACAACGCCTGGTCATTGGCAGAATGCTGACGAAATAA
- a CDS encoding acyl-CoA dehydrogenase, with protein sequence MKMHFSEEQEMMRQMVRAFAQKEVEREVARMEKEDRFPRELVKRMGELGLMGIPLPGKYGGSGMDFPAYIIAIHELSKVSATLGVILSVHTSVGTNPIRYFGNEMQKNYYLPKLAAGEYLGAFALTEPSSGSDAASLKTMAKKDDDHYILNGSKMFITNGGEADTYITFARTGDEQGKKGISAFIVEKGTPGLMIGKPERKMGLHGSNTVELTFDHCAVPQEQLLGKEGDGFNIAMANLNVGRIGIAAQALGIADAALELAVSYAKEREQFGRPIARQQGVSFKLADMATQVEAAKLLVYHAASLVEQDVPCAKEVSMAKMYASKTARNTAIEAVQIYGGYGYTEDYPVERLFRDAKITEIYEGTNEIQHMVIARELLRK encoded by the coding sequence ATGAAAATGCACTTTTCTGAAGAACAGGAAATGATGCGTCAGATGGTTCGCGCCTTCGCACAGAAAGAAGTCGAAAGGGAAGTAGCCCGGATGGAGAAGGAGGACCGCTTTCCAAGAGAATTGGTGAAACGGATGGGAGAGCTTGGCCTGATGGGGATCCCGCTTCCGGGAAAATATGGTGGCAGTGGTATGGATTTTCCCGCTTACATTATCGCGATTCATGAGTTGTCAAAAGTAAGTGCAACACTTGGCGTTATCTTGTCGGTTCATACATCGGTTGGAACCAATCCAATCCGTTATTTTGGTAATGAAATGCAAAAAAACTACTACCTGCCTAAACTTGCAGCAGGTGAATATTTGGGTGCATTTGCTTTGACTGAACCCAGTTCCGGATCTGATGCGGCAAGTCTCAAGACAATGGCAAAAAAGGATGATGACCACTATATTTTAAACGGTTCCAAAATGTTTATTACCAATGGTGGCGAAGCAGATACATATATCACTTTTGCCAGAACAGGTGATGAACAAGGGAAAAAAGGGATTAGTGCATTTATTGTCGAAAAAGGTACACCAGGATTAATGATTGGTAAGCCGGAACGAAAAATGGGGCTGCATGGCTCAAACACGGTGGAGCTAACATTTGATCATTGTGCCGTGCCACAAGAACAATTGCTTGGCAAGGAAGGTGACGGTTTTAATATCGCTATGGCTAACCTGAATGTTGGCAGAATCGGGATTGCCGCACAGGCGTTGGGAATTGCTGATGCGGCACTTGAATTGGCGGTTTCCTATGCCAAAGAACGGGAACAATTTGGCCGCCCGATCGCCAGACAGCAAGGTGTTTCCTTTAAACTTGCCGACATGGCAACACAAGTGGAAGCGGCAAAACTATTAGTCTATCATGCTGCATCATTGGTCGAGCAAGATGTGCCTTGTGCCAAAGAAGTGTCCATGGCAAAAATGTATGCCTCCAAGACAGCCAGAAATACAGCAATTGAAGCGGTGCAGATTTATGGTGGGTACGGCTATACCGAGGATTATCCGGTTGAACGGCTGTTTCGGGATGCAAAAATCACCGAAATCTATGAAGGAACAAACGAAATTCAGCATATGGTCATTGCAAGAGAACTTTTACGCAAATAG
- a CDS encoding 3-hydroxybutyryl-CoA dehydrogenase, which yields MDITNVMVIGAGQMGAGIAQVCAQSGFNVYLHDMSEQALDKGLSTIEKLLTRSVDKQRISEADKTETLNRLHKSATLTDAASCDLVIEAVVENMDVKAKVFTELDQVTPAHTILATNTSSLPITEIAATTNRPDQVIGMHFMNPVPVMKLVEIIRGLQTSDATYRQIANMAEQLGKTSVEVSDLPGFAANRILMPMINEAVYALHEGVASVEDIDTVMKLGMNHPMGPLTLADFIGLDTCLYIMEVLHEGFGDSKYRPCPLLRKYVNAGWLGKKSGRGFYQYN from the coding sequence ATGGATATTACAAACGTCATGGTGATCGGGGCTGGGCAAATGGGGGCTGGGATTGCCCAGGTCTGTGCCCAGTCCGGATTTAACGTATATTTACATGATATGAGTGAGCAGGCATTGGATAAAGGATTAAGCACGATTGAAAAACTACTGACCAGGTCTGTCGACAAACAGCGGATCAGTGAAGCGGATAAAACAGAAACATTAAACCGGCTACACAAATCGGCGACACTAACTGATGCTGCTTCATGTGATTTGGTCATTGAAGCAGTTGTAGAAAATATGGATGTCAAAGCAAAAGTGTTTACGGAATTGGATCAAGTGACACCAGCCCACACGATTTTGGCGACGAATACATCATCACTGCCAATTACGGAAATTGCCGCTACAACAAACCGGCCTGACCAGGTGATCGGTATGCATTTTATGAATCCGGTTCCAGTTATGAAACTCGTGGAAATTATTCGTGGCCTGCAAACAAGTGATGCGACATACCGGCAAATTGCCAATATGGCTGAACAACTGGGGAAGACATCGGTGGAAGTAAGTGACCTTCCAGGGTTTGCAGCCAATCGTATTTTAATGCCAATGATAAATGAAGCAGTGTATGCCCTGCATGAAGGGGTAGCGTCTGTTGAAGATATTGATACCGTTATGAAACTTGGTATGAACCATCCGATGGGGCCGTTAACCTTGGCTGACTTTATTGGCCTGGATACTTGTCTATATATCATGGAGGTGCTTCATGAAGGGTTTGGTGATAGCAAATATCGTCCATGTCCATTGCTTCGGAAGTACGTCAATGCGGGCTGGTTAGGCAAAAAATCCGGTCGCGGCTTTTACCAATACAATTAA
- a CDS encoding acetyl-CoA C-acetyltransferase, with protein sequence MRKSVIVSGARTPFGKFGGVLTPFTAAQLGGKSISAALDRAGLPGTEIDEVIMGTVLQGGQGQIPSRQAAREAGVPWDVKTETINKVCASGLRSVTLADQLIRLGDEDTIVAGGMESMSNAPYYLPDARWGNRMGDKKVVDMMVHDGLTCSFRGIHMGNYGNSTAEKFGLSREGQDEWALRSHQRAIKAIEDGKFAEEIVPLEVPQRKGESIIVDTDEAPRKDTSLDKLAALSPAFDPDGTVTAGNAPGVNDGACAFVVMSDEKAANLGKTPMATILGHAEVAVEAENFPETPGRVINKLLEKTGYSKDDIDLYEINEAFAVVSLASGKIAGIDMEKVNVNGGAVALGHPIGASGARIILTLIHELKRRGGGLGVAAICSGGGQGDAILVEV encoded by the coding sequence ATGAGAAAATCAGTTATTGTATCAGGAGCACGCACCCCCTTTGGTAAGTTTGGCGGCGTATTAACACCGTTTACAGCTGCCCAATTAGGAGGGAAGTCAATCAGTGCTGCATTGGATCGTGCAGGTTTACCGGGAACAGAGATCGATGAAGTGATAATGGGGACAGTGCTACAAGGTGGTCAAGGCCAAATCCCATCACGGCAGGCGGCTCGTGAAGCAGGGGTTCCATGGGATGTCAAAACAGAAACGATTAACAAAGTATGTGCCTCTGGATTGCGCAGTGTAACTCTGGCCGATCAGCTCATTCGCCTCGGTGATGAGGATACGATTGTTGCCGGGGGGATGGAGAGCATGAGCAATGCCCCTTATTATCTGCCTGATGCACGCTGGGGCAATCGGATGGGTGATAAAAAGGTAGTTGATATGATGGTTCATGATGGCCTGACATGTTCCTTTAGAGGCATTCATATGGGGAATTACGGCAATTCGACGGCAGAAAAATTCGGATTATCCAGAGAAGGGCAGGATGAATGGGCACTCCGCAGCCATCAGCGGGCGATTAAAGCAATCGAGGATGGCAAATTTGCTGAAGAAATTGTGCCATTGGAGGTGCCACAACGAAAGGGAGAATCAATTATTGTTGATACCGATGAAGCACCACGAAAGGATACCAGTCTGGATAAACTGGCGGCATTGTCTCCAGCGTTTGACCCGGATGGGACGGTGACAGCGGGGAATGCACCAGGCGTGAATGACGGGGCGTGTGCCTTTGTAGTAATGTCCGATGAAAAGGCAGCAAATTTGGGAAAAACACCAATGGCAACCATTCTTGGTCACGCCGAAGTAGCAGTTGAAGCGGAGAACTTCCCGGAAACTCCGGGACGTGTCATCAATAAATTACTGGAGAAGACGGGCTATTCCAAAGACGATATTGATTTGTACGAGATCAACGAAGCATTCGCTGTTGTTTCGCTGGCAAGTGGAAAAATAGCCGGGATTGACATGGAAAAAGTTAATGTAAATGGCGGGGCAGTTGCACTCGGCCATCCAATTGGTGCCAGCGGAGCCCGGATTATTTTAACCTTGATTCACGAATTGAAACGTCGCGGCGGCGGATTAGGAGTTGCGGCCATTTGCAGTGGCGGCGGGCAAGGCGATGCAATCCTGGTGGAGGTTTAA